One window of the Endomicrobium proavitum genome contains the following:
- the argF gene encoding ornithine carbamoyltransferase yields MAKKDLLSIYDLTKKEIEALLAKAFELKSKRKHLTDLTGKTLGLIFEKPSTRTMVSFAAAMAQLGGTPILLNAQNLQRKRGESIHDTALVLSSYVSGLMIRAFKHSDVEEFAKYSSIPVINGLTDYEHPCQILADIMTVMELLLKTKTVEALKKLKIVFVGDSNNVANSLIAVSAVLGLDFTLICPKDYAPKKAILDKALKYTAQTGAEIKITSDINEAKNADVIYTDVWTSMGAESEAKKRKKAFAPYQVNSELLKKASSKCIVLHCLPALRGEEITAEIMDKYETSIFTQAQNRLYAQKAVLLSLLK; encoded by the coding sequence ATGGCAAAAAAAGATTTGTTGTCTATTTATGATTTAACTAAAAAAGAAATTGAAGCGTTACTTGCAAAAGCTTTTGAATTAAAATCAAAAAGAAAACATTTAACCGACCTGACGGGAAAAACGTTAGGGCTTATATTTGAAAAACCTTCAACAAGAACCATGGTTTCTTTTGCTGCCGCTATGGCGCAGCTTGGCGGAACCCCCATCCTTTTAAACGCGCAAAACCTTCAGCGTAAAAGAGGCGAATCCATACACGATACCGCTCTTGTGCTTTCAAGCTATGTAAGCGGTCTTATGATAAGAGCTTTTAAACATTCGGACGTGGAAGAGTTTGCGAAATACTCGTCTATTCCCGTGATAAACGGACTTACGGATTACGAACATCCCTGCCAAATTCTTGCAGACATTATGACCGTAATGGAGCTTCTCCTTAAAACAAAAACAGTTGAAGCGCTGAAAAAACTGAAAATAGTCTTTGTGGGAGATTCTAATAACGTTGCAAACTCTCTTATTGCGGTTTCGGCAGTTTTAGGCTTGGATTTTACTTTGATATGCCCTAAAGATTACGCTCCTAAAAAAGCTATTTTAGACAAAGCGTTAAAATACACCGCGCAGACCGGCGCAGAAATAAAAATAACAAGCGACATAAACGAAGCAAAAAACGCAGACGTAATATATACCGACGTTTGGACTTCAATGGGCGCAGAAAGCGAAGCAAAAAAAAGAAAGAAAGCTTTCGCTCCTTATCAGGTGAACTCGGAACTTCTTAAAAAAGCCTCTTCAAAATGCATAGTTTTGCATTGCCTTCCCGCATTACGCGGAGAAGAAATAACCGCAGAAATTATGGACAAATACGAAACCTCCATTTTCACGCAGGCGCAAAACAGACTTTATGCGCAGAAAGCAGTGCTTTTATCTTTATTAAAATGA
- a CDS encoding nucleoside triphosphate pyrophosphatase — MRGKKIILASASPRRISLLKEWGLKFEVLPSNIDESTKLSKPSSIVKNLALQKGSDIASKIKGDAIIISADTIVVLNGKITGKPKNKKDCERIVRELNGSKHKVYTGVAIIDRALKKETVFYDCAVVKMKKLPENKLKKLFGKHMDKAGAYAVQDSNDGFVDTIFGDYYTVVGLPYIKLKKELKNFSVIIKSPREVSH; from the coding sequence ATGCGGGGTAAAAAAATAATACTTGCTTCGGCTTCTCCCAGAAGAATCTCGCTTCTTAAAGAGTGGGGTCTTAAATTTGAAGTTTTGCCAAGCAATATTGACGAAAGCACAAAGCTGTCCAAACCTTCTTCCATAGTAAAAAATCTTGCGCTGCAAAAAGGTTCCGACATTGCCTCAAAAATAAAAGGCGACGCAATTATTATTTCCGCCGATACGATAGTTGTTTTAAACGGAAAAATTACAGGCAAACCAAAAAATAAAAAAGATTGCGAAAGAATTGTCCGCGAGTTAAACGGCAGCAAACACAAAGTATATACGGGCGTTGCAATTATAGACCGCGCTTTAAAAAAAGAAACCGTATTTTACGACTGCGCCGTTGTGAAAATGAAAAAGCTTCCCGAGAATAAACTCAAGAAGCTTTTTGGAAAACATATGGATAAAGCCGGCGCTTACGCCGTACAAGATTCAAACGACGGCTTTGTAGATACAATTTTCGGCGATTACTATACCGTAGTGGGGCTGCCTTACATAAAACTCAAGAAAGAACTTAAAAATTTCAGCGTTATAATTAAATCTCCCCGAGAAGTTTCTCATTAA
- the cutA gene encoding divalent-cation tolerance protein CutA, whose protein sequence is MNFLTVFVTVPNLKTANKITDIVLKNKLCACVSVLKNADSYYWWKNKITRSREALLIMKTSRKNFRKLEKQIKDVHPYEVPEIVSFKIDKASKDYLNWIKKYAG, encoded by the coding sequence ATGAACTTCTTAACCGTATTTGTCACCGTCCCCAATCTTAAAACCGCAAATAAAATTACCGATATAGTTTTAAAAAACAAATTGTGCGCTTGCGTAAGCGTTTTAAAAAACGCCGATTCTTATTATTGGTGGAAAAACAAAATAACCCGCTCGCGCGAAGCGCTGCTTATAATGAAAACTTCCCGCAAAAATTTCCGCAAACTTGAAAAACAAATCAAAGACGTTCACCCTTATGAAGTTCCTGAAATAGTATCGTTTAAAATAGACAAAGCAAGCAAAGATTACCTTAACTGGATAAAAAAATATGCGGGGTAA
- the smpB gene encoding SsrA-binding protein SmpB has product MEKKILNTNRKAFHNYEILEKIEAGAVLSGYEVKSARKSNISLVDSVVRFSNGEAFADNVFIAPYEHMSSHVSDYDAKRKRKLLMRKDEINKFSQKIKEKGLTAIPLEVYISPKGKIKFLVGLGKGKAAYDKKETIKAKDVKRDLAREGVRKF; this is encoded by the coding sequence ATGGAAAAAAAGATACTTAATACCAATAGAAAGGCTTTTCATAATTATGAAATTCTTGAGAAAATAGAAGCGGGCGCGGTTTTGTCGGGCTATGAGGTTAAATCTGCCAGAAAATCAAATATCAGTCTTGTAGACAGCGTGGTTCGTTTTTCAAACGGAGAGGCGTTTGCCGATAACGTTTTTATAGCGCCTTACGAGCATATGTCTTCACATGTTTCGGATTATGACGCAAAAAGAAAAAGAAAACTTCTTATGCGCAAAGATGAAATAAATAAGTTTTCGCAGAAAATAAAAGAAAAAGGGCTTACGGCGATTCCTCTTGAAGTTTATATCTCGCCCAAAGGCAAAATAAAATTTCTTGTAGGGCTTGGCAAGGGCAAGGCCGCTTACGATAAAAAAGAAACCATAAAAGCTAAAGACGTTAAAAGAGATTTGGCAAGAGAAGGCGTGCGTAAATTTTAA
- a CDS encoding PD-(D/E)XK nuclease family protein, with product MASRVLNIALHENITDFTADYILKSAKKTAVISGGKRPELFIKKKLAQKINKAFYPPEFFTNESFIENLVFESFPFEKMPDLEAAYILYQVIGESAPELLKGKASFENFLQWAYEILSFIDQLDMQNIGDQHLENVKANADIGFEVPQNINNILKNISVIRKVFHAKLESSAKRTSGYTFIKSLQSDVGALLERFDEIILLAPFYLHKTEIEIYKKLFAAGKLTIILHGNPEDFPVLKEIYGFFKVKPSEVKDEQNFESEIFCAFDQQSQARLLKNLVAKIPQDKTDKTVVIVPKPESVQSVISEIESLGIDYNVSAGYPASKTALFSLIKDILGAQLSRNGKNYYSKDLMKVLSNPLSKNMRFFGDPSVSRIIAHKIENALDSSSKSILAGKLFVSCQELLSDEELQKEIGLTVTKAWDFVQGEKIKSAVKKAFDAFFTEWEDIETLSEFSAVLLEFTDKILKLSAAGNYALNSQSAALLISCANELKYGEVSKNKFSPVEIINIFLNLIEKQNISLPGSPLKGLQVLGLLESRNLSFENVFIVSMTDSVVPQISKNFPLIPKEIMQALGIEIVAKEFEIQSYHFKRLVAGAKKVFLIYPDNGKEERSRFIESLVWKKQFEKKDLTAGEVKKFDLGVIGKQNALKRKYEKTEEIKNYLKKMPYSYSKIDAYLKCRLAFYFKYVLGLDENVEIGAELDGSDIGNFIHKFLQNTFHENLTRRQFEDENFNKAYMGELEKSFDVSLGMRSREDAFLIKKVLLYRMGKFLELEKNKPFKTIYKSEAKYKSSLGEYALECIIDRVDQTDSGYALYDYKTGKVDAPIISAKFNELLLSDIHRENIKKAVKSLQLPLYKYVFEKETGKKVISCGLYDIKKAEIADFPADEDVYEKCIEVLKYILDEISQGDYFEADPQDFKNCASCKYFYICR from the coding sequence ATGGCTTCGCGCGTTCTAAACATTGCTTTGCATGAAAATATAACTGATTTTACGGCGGATTACATTTTAAAATCCGCAAAAAAAACAGCCGTTATAAGCGGAGGAAAACGCCCTGAGCTTTTTATAAAGAAAAAGCTCGCGCAAAAAATAAACAAAGCTTTTTATCCGCCTGAATTTTTTACAAACGAATCTTTTATAGAGAATTTGGTTTTTGAAAGTTTTCCGTTTGAGAAAATGCCGGATTTGGAAGCGGCTTATATTTTGTATCAGGTAATAGGCGAAAGCGCGCCCGAGCTTTTAAAAGGTAAAGCTTCTTTTGAAAACTTTTTGCAGTGGGCGTATGAAATTCTTTCTTTTATAGATCAGCTTGATATGCAAAATATCGGCGACCAACATCTTGAAAACGTTAAAGCTAACGCGGATATAGGTTTTGAAGTTCCGCAAAATATAAATAATATTTTAAAAAATATCAGCGTTATAAGAAAAGTATTTCACGCAAAACTGGAAAGTTCGGCAAAAAGAACGTCGGGATATACTTTTATAAAATCTTTGCAAAGCGACGTTGGCGCGTTGCTTGAAAGATTTGACGAGATAATATTGCTTGCTCCGTTTTATTTGCATAAAACCGAAATTGAAATTTATAAAAAGCTGTTTGCTGCCGGAAAACTTACGATTATTCTTCACGGAAATCCGGAAGATTTTCCTGTTTTAAAAGAAATATACGGATTTTTCAAAGTTAAGCCTTCCGAAGTTAAAGACGAGCAGAATTTTGAATCTGAAATTTTCTGCGCTTTTGACCAGCAGTCGCAGGCAAGGCTTTTAAAAAATCTTGTCGCAAAAATTCCGCAAGATAAAACTGACAAAACCGTTGTTATAGTTCCAAAGCCGGAAAGCGTTCAATCGGTAATTTCCGAAATTGAATCGCTCGGTATTGATTACAATGTGTCCGCGGGATACCCTGCGTCTAAAACGGCTTTGTTTTCTTTGATAAAAGATATTTTAGGCGCGCAGCTTTCAAGAAACGGTAAAAATTATTATTCTAAAGATTTAATGAAAGTTCTTTCAAACCCTTTGTCTAAAAATATGAGATTTTTCGGAGATCCGTCGGTTTCGCGAATAATAGCGCATAAAATAGAAAACGCTTTAGACTCTTCTTCAAAAAGTATTTTAGCCGGAAAACTTTTTGTAAGCTGCCAAGAGCTGCTTTCGGACGAAGAACTTCAAAAAGAAATAGGTTTAACGGTAACAAAAGCGTGGGATTTCGTTCAAGGCGAGAAAATAAAAAGCGCCGTTAAAAAAGCATTTGACGCGTTTTTTACGGAGTGGGAAGATATAGAAACTTTGTCGGAATTTTCTGCCGTGCTGCTTGAATTTACGGATAAAATTTTAAAGCTCAGCGCAGCGGGAAATTATGCGCTTAATTCCCAGTCGGCGGCGCTTTTAATAAGTTGCGCAAACGAATTGAAATATGGGGAGGTTTCAAAAAATAAGTTTTCTCCGGTGGAAATTATAAATATATTTTTAAATCTTATTGAAAAACAAAATATCTCTTTGCCCGGTTCCCCTCTTAAAGGTCTTCAGGTGCTTGGTCTTTTAGAGTCAAGAAATCTTTCGTTTGAAAATGTTTTTATAGTTTCCATGACGGATTCCGTCGTGCCTCAAATATCAAAAAATTTTCCGCTTATACCGAAAGAAATTATGCAGGCTTTGGGTATAGAAATAGTCGCTAAAGAATTTGAAATACAGTCTTACCATTTTAAAAGACTCGTTGCTGGAGCGAAAAAAGTTTTTCTGATTTATCCGGATAACGGCAAGGAAGAAAGAAGCAGATTTATAGAATCTCTCGTATGGAAAAAACAATTTGAGAAAAAAGATTTAACCGCGGGAGAGGTAAAAAAATTTGATTTGGGCGTTATAGGAAAACAGAATGCTCTTAAAAGAAAATACGAAAAAACGGAAGAAATAAAAAATTACTTAAAAAAAATGCCGTATTCATACAGCAAAATAGACGCATATTTAAAGTGCAGGCTTGCGTTTTATTTTAAATACGTTTTAGGACTTGACGAAAACGTTGAAATAGGCGCGGAACTTGACGGCAGCGATATCGGAAATTTTATTCACAAATTTTTGCAAAATACGTTTCATGAAAATTTAACGCGCCGGCAATTTGAAGACGAGAATTTTAACAAAGCGTATATGGGCGAACTTGAAAAATCTTTTGACGTGTCTTTGGGTATGCGTTCAAGAGAAGACGCGTTTCTTATAAAAAAAGTTTTGCTCTACAGAATGGGAAAATTTTTAGAGCTTGAAAAAAACAAACCTTTTAAAACTATATATAAAAGCGAAGCAAAATATAAATCTTCTTTGGGAGAATATGCTTTAGAATGCATAATAGACAGAGTTGACCAAACGGATTCCGGTTACGCGCTCTACGATTATAAAACCGGCAAAGTGGATGCTCCTATAATTTCCGCAAAATTTAACGAGCTTCTTTTAAGCGATATTCACAGAGAAAATATAAAGAAAGCGGTAAAATCTTTGCAGCTTCCGTTGTATAAGTATGTCTTTGAAAAAGAGACGGGCAAAAAAGTTATAAGCTGCGGTTTGTATGATATAAAAAAAGCTGAAATAGCGGATTTTCCTGCGGATGAAGACGTCTATGAAAAGTGTATTGAAGTATTAAAATATATTTTAGACGAAATTTCACAAGGAGACTATTTTGAAGCCGATCCGCAAGACTTTAAAAATTGCGCCTCTTGTAAGTACTTTTATATTTGCAGATAA
- a CDS encoding UvrD-helicase domain-containing protein, with product MKNDKPQITSVQASAGSGKTYNLAKRYITLLLERSDSASPVSIKNVIAVTFANKAAVEMKYRVIEYLKKAALSLDTGDILKDLNLSEKEKSVCSAKILNDILENYDNFNISTIDSFINRILKACAINVGISPNFKIEKDISENLSFSVDSFLKKASKSSSYKNLLSEYIMQYLILEKSGWFPKNDIYNEVKNVFRKTGYTGKNIESVESGFEEGLVSRSVKIRNLTQTFADKYLKLDINGHFKNAVKKVLEEDDKIFHRLKVPKKFSSTELKYNANAARDIAADSLWEEIVSAVSELYEFYAQNYYGVYGKIFSNISVEFDRQAKNEEIVFLNEINRKTTDFFKSADSIMPEVYYRLSERYKHFLVDEFQDTSFVQWSVLKRFLEETLANGGTFFYVGDAKQSIYDFRGGSSEIFYKALQDFPQRESEVITLGENYRSHKTIVDFNNKIFSRENLERYLKEVYEDDNLEIYDNILNVYSSSGQNFNAKKTKGYVDIEVLDGDLSEDAPKLKFLEHVKSALERFLPQDISVLCRTNGEAFEAGAWLLEEGYNVESEQTLNLKNNSLVKQIISLMAFINSPLDALSFASFISGEVFQKAAGISSKECDKFLFEQNKNKKNEVFYKAFQDKYPELWNAYIEEFFLKAGFIPVYELTISVFEKLKIIESFPEDKIFALRFLELVKEFEKEDSGINNFLAYFNLLNANEEILYVKNSSANAIKVMTVHKAKGLQFPVVILPFLKLSEQKIDKPYFDNSGGDIKLLYVSQDTAKFSKKIKNIYDMEKAKLLLSEINVLYVSMTRAECELYAITTQKGRTKNTVAALLGSNVFKDGSKEIYKIKEVKYEKISDDVSGGYKAVSYNLPETDLQAVDCDDAKRYGAMMHFALSKITTLKNKDAKKEISAAADCAKRKFLFDGLKNIPENLESFFENDKIQEIFNFNEREVFNEKEIVTASGDTLRADKLIEKTDAVIVYDFKSSQITEENIRQVEKYKKHLGEIYGQKPVFGFLVEINSKKIVKV from the coding sequence ATGAAAAATGATAAACCTCAAATTACGTCCGTTCAGGCGTCTGCGGGGTCCGGAAAAACTTACAATCTCGCAAAGCGCTACATAACTCTTCTTTTGGAGCGTTCCGATAGCGCTTCGCCTGTTTCAATTAAAAACGTTATAGCCGTAACTTTTGCAAATAAAGCCGCAGTAGAGATGAAATACAGAGTAATTGAATATCTGAAAAAAGCGGCGTTGTCTTTGGATACCGGCGACATTTTAAAGGATTTGAATTTATCCGAAAAAGAAAAATCCGTCTGTAGCGCAAAAATTTTAAACGATATTCTTGAAAATTACGATAACTTCAACATTAGCACTATAGACAGTTTTATAAACCGCATATTAAAAGCCTGCGCGATAAACGTAGGAATATCTCCAAACTTTAAAATAGAAAAAGACATATCCGAAAATCTTTCCTTTTCAGTGGATTCTTTTTTAAAAAAAGCTTCCAAATCTTCGTCGTATAAAAACTTATTGTCGGAATATATAATGCAATATCTTATTTTGGAGAAGTCCGGCTGGTTTCCAAAAAACGATATTTATAACGAAGTTAAAAATGTTTTCAGAAAAACGGGATACACTGGTAAAAATATAGAAAGCGTTGAGTCCGGTTTTGAAGAAGGGCTTGTGTCAAGAAGCGTTAAGATACGAAATTTAACGCAAACGTTTGCGGATAAATATTTAAAGCTTGATATTAACGGACATTTTAAAAATGCGGTTAAAAAAGTTTTGGAAGAAGACGATAAAATATTTCACCGGTTAAAAGTTCCGAAAAAATTCTCTTCAACGGAACTGAAATATAATGCAAACGCCGCTCGCGATATTGCCGCTGATTCTTTATGGGAAGAGATTGTTTCCGCGGTGTCGGAACTGTATGAGTTTTACGCGCAAAATTATTACGGCGTTTACGGAAAGATTTTTTCTAATATCAGCGTTGAGTTTGACAGGCAGGCAAAAAATGAAGAGATAGTTTTTTTAAACGAGATAAACAGAAAAACCACCGATTTTTTTAAAAGCGCGGATTCTATAATGCCGGAAGTTTATTACAGGCTTTCGGAAAGGTATAAGCATTTTTTAGTGGATGAATTTCAGGATACAAGTTTTGTTCAGTGGTCTGTTTTAAAAAGATTTTTGGAAGAAACGCTGGCCAACGGCGGAACATTTTTTTACGTTGGCGACGCAAAACAGTCTATTTACGATTTTCGCGGCGGCAGTTCTGAAATATTTTATAAAGCGCTGCAGGATTTCCCTCAAAGAGAAAGCGAAGTTATTACGCTTGGCGAAAATTATAGAAGTCATAAAACAATAGTTGATTTTAACAATAAAATATTTTCGCGCGAAAATTTAGAGCGTTATTTAAAAGAAGTTTATGAAGACGATAATTTGGAAATTTACGACAACATTCTTAATGTTTATTCTTCTTCCGGTCAAAATTTTAACGCAAAAAAAACAAAAGGATACGTGGATATTGAAGTTCTTGACGGCGATTTGTCGGAAGATGCGCCAAAGCTTAAGTTTTTAGAGCATGTCAAAAGCGCTCTTGAAAGATTTTTGCCGCAGGATATTTCAGTTCTTTGCAGAACAAACGGCGAAGCGTTTGAAGCCGGCGCATGGCTTTTGGAAGAAGGTTATAACGTAGAGTCGGAACAGACGTTAAATTTAAAAAACAATTCTTTAGTAAAACAAATAATTTCGCTTATGGCTTTTATAAACTCTCCGCTTGACGCGCTTTCTTTTGCGTCTTTTATATCGGGAGAAGTTTTTCAGAAAGCCGCCGGAATTTCTTCAAAAGAGTGCGATAAATTTTTGTTTGAACAAAATAAAAATAAAAAAAATGAAGTTTTCTATAAAGCTTTTCAGGATAAATATCCGGAACTTTGGAATGCGTATATTGAAGAATTTTTCTTAAAAGCCGGTTTTATTCCCGTATATGAACTTACGATATCCGTTTTTGAAAAATTAAAAATTATTGAAAGCTTTCCGGAAGATAAAATTTTTGCGTTAAGATTTTTAGAGCTTGTAAAAGAGTTTGAAAAAGAAGATTCGGGAATTAATAATTTTTTGGCGTATTTTAATTTGCTGAATGCGAATGAGGAAATTTTATATGTAAAAAATTCGTCGGCAAACGCAATAAAAGTTATGACGGTTCATAAAGCCAAGGGGCTGCAGTTTCCAGTTGTTATACTTCCTTTTTTAAAACTTTCGGAACAAAAAATAGACAAACCTTATTTTGATAATTCTGGCGGAGATATAAAACTTTTATATGTTTCCCAAGACACCGCTAAATTTTCAAAGAAAATAAAAAATATTTACGATATGGAAAAAGCCAAGCTTTTGCTTTCGGAAATTAACGTTTTATATGTTTCCATGACAAGAGCGGAGTGCGAGCTTTACGCTATAACAACGCAAAAAGGAAGAACTAAAAACACGGTCGCGGCGCTTTTAGGCTCAAACGTTTTTAAGGACGGTTCTAAAGAAATATATAAGATAAAAGAAGTTAAATATGAAAAAATTTCAGACGACGTTTCCGGAGGATATAAAGCGGTATCTTATAACTTGCCTGAAACCGATTTGCAAGCCGTTGACTGCGACGACGCCAAACGTTACGGCGCTATGATGCATTTTGCGTTGTCAAAAATAACGACGTTAAAAAATAAAGACGCCAAAAAAGAAATTTCCGCGGCGGCGGATTGCGCGAAAAGAAAATTTTTGTTTGACGGTTTAAAAAACATTCCGGAAAATTTAGAATCCTTTTTTGAAAACGATAAAATACAAGAAATATTTAATTTTAACGAGCGTGAAGTTTTTAACGAAAAAGAAATTGTTACCGCCTCAGGCGATACTTTAAGAGCAGATAAACTGATTGAAAAAACGGACGCGGTTATTGTTTACGATTTTAAAAGTTCGCAGATAACCGAAGAAAATATAAGGCAGGTTGAGAAGTATAAAAAGCATCTCGGTGAAATATACGGACAAAAACCGGTATTCGGCTTTTTGGTGGAAATTAATTCAAAAAAAATAGTAAAGGTGTAA
- a CDS encoding glycosyl hydrolase, giving the protein MKKLFTVLFTIFIFISAAQAARSINMTGRFVPPDGKTLLFAGQNNADFDEFVAVNKKVPAGFMTYVALSDLKGLDEINNVGTGDMFADELVKKYPGAAVQIGLYLVGSLKNIVNGTLDGNIKEFAKWIKKTKSPVFLRIGYEFDNPENGYEPEIYKKAFIYIIEKMDSLKVENVAYVWHSYAASNPKGLDVWYPGDEYVDWCAISYFAGNDWLPMLKFSQKHSKPLMIAESAPMTWFGLTEAKKPYWYKVLFKFIEERNIKAFSYINCDWNAQGMFAHYNWGNSKISVTAEIEKIWIENIASNRFVWLDDLYKTIQKPLNEK; this is encoded by the coding sequence ATGAAAAAACTTTTTACGGTTTTGTTTACGATATTTATTTTTATTTCCGCAGCGCAAGCTGCAAGGAGCATTAATATGACCGGAAGATTTGTGCCTCCCGACGGTAAAACTTTACTTTTTGCCGGACAAAACAACGCTGATTTTGACGAATTTGTTGCGGTAAATAAAAAAGTTCCCGCAGGTTTTATGACTTACGTCGCCCTTTCCGACTTAAAGGGGCTTGACGAGATAAATAACGTGGGCACCGGCGATATGTTTGCGGACGAACTTGTTAAAAAATATCCCGGCGCGGCAGTACAGATTGGGCTTTATCTTGTAGGTTCTCTTAAAAATATTGTAAACGGCACATTAGACGGCAATATTAAGGAATTTGCCAAGTGGATAAAAAAAACGAAGTCGCCTGTTTTTCTTAGAATCGGCTACGAGTTTGATAATCCTGAAAACGGCTACGAGCCTGAAATTTATAAAAAAGCGTTCATATACATAATTGAAAAAATGGATTCTTTAAAAGTTGAAAATGTTGCATACGTGTGGCATTCTTACGCGGCGTCAAACCCCAAAGGGCTGGACGTTTGGTATCCGGGCGACGAGTATGTGGATTGGTGCGCAATATCGTATTTTGCGGGAAACGACTGGCTTCCCATGTTGAAATTTTCTCAAAAACATTCCAAACCTTTGATGATTGCCGAAAGCGCGCCGATGACGTGGTTTGGGCTTACGGAAGCAAAAAAACCGTATTGGTATAAAGTTCTTTTTAAATTTATAGAAGAAAGAAACATTAAAGCGTTTTCGTACATTAACTGCGACTGGAACGCTCAAGGGATGTTTGCGCATTACAATTGGGGAAACAGTAAAATAAGCGTGACTGCCGAAATAGAAAAAATCTGGATTGAAAATATTGCGTCCAATCGTTTTGTTTGGCTGGACGATTTATATAAAACAATTCAAAAGCCATTAAATGAAAAATGA
- a CDS encoding DUF4833 domain-containing protein produces MKITIIFAVIILSCSSVFANHTVFTIERNKNANVVYYDANITDKKIDEKNPIDAYWLLHAIDGRREELSAFEKKAYGFKTKHTNEKHFELALKAVEDRAIKLFTHNGLAVAEITINNKKAYLKKVYVFSKDGMLGIPKVYYYILHGIDPETGQEVSEKIELKKDK; encoded by the coding sequence ATGAAAATTACAATAATATTTGCCGTTATCATTTTAAGCTGTTCTTCTGTTTTTGCAAACCATACCGTTTTTACTATTGAAAGAAATAAAAACGCCAACGTTGTCTATTACGACGCCAATATTACCGATAAAAAGATAGACGAAAAAAATCCTATAGACGCTTATTGGCTTTTGCACGCTATTGACGGCAGAAGAGAAGAGCTTAGCGCTTTTGAAAAAAAAGCCTACGGTTTTAAAACAAAACATACAAACGAAAAACATTTTGAACTTGCTCTCAAAGCTGTTGAAGACAGGGCTATAAAACTTTTCACGCACAACGGTTTGGCTGTTGCTGAAATTACTATAAACAATAAAAAAGCCTATCTTAAAAAAGTTTATGTTTTTTCAAAAGACGGAATGCTTGGCATTCCTAAAGTATATTATTACATCCTTCACGGCATTGACCCTGAAACCGGCCAAGAAGTCTCCGAAAAAATAGAACTAAAAAAAGATAAATAG
- a CDS encoding SurA N-terminal domain-containing protein, producing the protein MMNFLRKHNRKILILVIVVFVGSIFWIGAQSLGGGAADDRSIAKVYGEKIPFETYMSMYSISVRTASNNSETDLTDEQKNRIKTSILYELVQTEVMSAQAKKYGVTVSDAELDSYLQSNPMFRNNNAFDARAYFAFLNELRMTPNKYEELTRKQIAGIKLQRFLFASVKVFDNEFAAAKKVNSKIIFNDLARAKSNQILNEWYMGLLNDAFADGKIIVNEKLLGEI; encoded by the coding sequence ATGATGAATTTTTTAAGGAAGCACAACCGTAAGATTTTAATATTAGTTATTGTGGTGTTTGTGGGCAGCATTTTTTGGATAGGCGCGCAATCGCTGGGCGGAGGAGCTGCCGACGACAGAAGCATTGCCAAAGTTTACGGAGAAAAAATTCCGTTTGAAACTTATATGTCTATGTATAGTATTTCCGTGCGCACGGCGTCAAACAATTCCGAAACGGATTTAACCGACGAGCAGAAAAACCGCATAAAAACTTCTATTCTTTACGAGCTTGTTCAAACGGAAGTAATGTCGGCGCAGGCTAAGAAATACGGAGTAACCGTTTCAGACGCGGAGCTTGATTCGTATCTTCAGAGCAACCCGATGTTTAGAAACAACAACGCTTTTGACGCTCGCGCGTATTTTGCTTTTTTAAACGAACTTAGAATGACTCCTAATAAATACGAAGAGCTTACCAGAAAACAGATAGCGGGAATTAAGTTGCAGAGATTTTTATTTGCATCCGTAAAAGTTTTTGATAATGAATTTGCCGCGGCAAAAAAAGTAAATTCTAAAATTATTTTTAACGATTTGGCGCGCGCAAAAAGCAATCAAATACTTAACGAATGGTATATGGGTTTGCTAAACGACGCATTTGCCGACGGAAAAATTATTGTTAATGAGAAACTTCTCGGGGAGATTTAA
- a CDS encoding bactofilin family protein: protein MISKKSSKNLLDSVETIVGASSFFEGNIKTDKTVRIDGKIIGNIDASGVLIGADARIDGNIKAEIVMVGGTVDGNINASDSVEILSKAKVVGNIKTNIFTIAEGAYFEGKSSMIANEENSEDESK from the coding sequence ATGATCAGCAAGAAAAGTTCAAAAAATCTTTTGGATTCGGTAGAAACAATCGTCGGCGCGTCTTCTTTTTTTGAAGGCAATATTAAAACCGATAAAACCGTGCGTATAGACGGTAAAATAATAGGAAATATTGACGCTTCCGGAGTTCTTATAGGCGCGGATGCTCGCATTGACGGAAACATAAAAGCCGAAATAGTTATGGTTGGCGGAACCGTGGATGGCAATATCAACGCTTCGGACAGCGTTGAAATTTTAAGTAAAGCAAAAGTTGTAGGAAATATTAAAACCAATATTTTTACAATAGCAGAAGGCGCGTATTTTGAAGGCAAATCTTCCATGATAGCTAACGAGGAAAACAGCGAGGACGAAAGCAAATGA